A region of Elusimicrobiota bacterium DNA encodes the following proteins:
- a CDS encoding P-II family nitrogen regulator: protein MKEIKAILRPSLLTQVIIALKEHPGLPGVTVSEVKGFGKSQASDATDKVVVEAVAYAQKVQLEIVVPNDLWKEVVELIEKTTHTGRPGDGKIFVYDVQEVVKISDGERGENAI from the coding sequence ATGAAAGAGATCAAAGCCATCCTTCGCCCCTCCCTGTTGACACAAGTGATTATTGCTCTGAAAGAACACCCCGGCCTTCCAGGCGTGACGGTATCGGAAGTCAAAGGGTTTGGTAAGAGCCAGGCCAGTGACGCCACGGACAAAGTGGTGGTGGAAGCGGTGGCGTATGCCCAAAAGGTCCAATTAGAAATCGTGGTCCCAAACGACCTATGGAAAGAGGTGGTTGAGCTGATTGAGAAAACCACCCACACCGGCCGGCCCGGCGATGGAAAGATCTTCGTCTATGATGTACAAGAGGTCGTCAAGATCAGCGACGGCGAAAGAGGAGAGAATGCCATATAG